A single genomic interval of Sceloporus undulatus isolate JIND9_A2432 ecotype Alabama chromosome 2, SceUnd_v1.1, whole genome shotgun sequence harbors:
- the NRM gene encoding nurim, with product MAASVSLLLLLLLVPALGSFLFAFGTGVELIRFVSLRALLLQPPAGPGASSPPRTDAATRLQWGAALRDPKVLHPLSVDMGLIVLFILQHSLMATDRVKRWTSSCFGVLQRSFYVFCTALALQLLMRFWQPVQDGPVLWNTSTEPWITWVPLICFILHFIAWLVIFSIILIFDYAELMGVKQVYYHCLGMGDPLAVKSSRAVRLYAHLRHPVYLEFLLILWAVPCLSLDRLLLALLFTAYLTCAHSLDQQDYLYLRAQLDKKFQVFSREEAAYGDLLAQNGPSIYKEN from the exons ATGGCTGCCTCTgtctcgctgctgctgctgctgctgctggtgccgGCCCTGGGCAGCTTCCTTTTCGCCTTCGGGACCGGAGTGGAGCTGATCCGCTTCGTCTCCCTGCgggccctcctcctccagccGCCAGCCGGGCCTGGAGCCTCTTCCCCGCCCAGAACCG ATGCTGCTACTAGGCTTCAGTGGGGAGCTGCCCTGAGAGACCCCAAAGTTCTTCACCCCTTGTCAGTAGACATGGGCTTGATAGTCCTCTTCATCCTGCAACACAGCCTTATGGCCACTGACCGTGTAAAACGCTGGACCAGCAGCTGCTTTGGAGTCCTGCAGAGATCTTTCTATGTCTTTTGCACAGCTCTGGCCCTCCAG TTGCTTATGAGGTTCTGGCAACCAGTACAAgatggtcctgtcctctggaatacaAGCACTGAACCTTGGATCACTTGGGTTCCACTTATCTGCTTTATTCTACACTTCATTGCCTGGCTGGTCATCTTTAGCATCATCCTCATCTTTGACTATGCAGAACTGATGGGAGTTAAACAG GTTTACTACCACTGCCTGGGCATGGGGGATCCTTTGGCAGTGAAGTCCTCACGAGCCGTCCGCCTCTATGCCCACCTTCGCCACCCTGTGTACCTGGAGTTTCTCCTCATCCTCTGGGCCGTTCCTTGCCTCTCCCTCGACCGCCTGCTGCTTGCCTTGCTTTTCACAGCCTATCTGACCTGTGCCCACAGCCTCGACCAGCAAGACTACCTCTACCTCCGAGCCCAACTGGACAAGAAGTTCCAGGTCTTTTCCCGTGAAGAGGCAGCCTATGGTGACTTGTTGGCTCAGAATGGCCCTTCAATCTACAAGGAAAACTGA